From a region of the Aedes aegypti strain LVP_AGWG unplaced genomic scaffold, AaegL5.0 Primary Assembly AGWG_AaegL5_hic_scaff_1642_PBJ_arrow, whole genome shotgun sequence genome:
- the LOC5567712 gene encoding LOW QUALITY PROTEIN: protein similar (The sequence of the model RefSeq protein was modified relative to this genomic sequence to represent the inferred CDS: inserted 1 base in 1 codon), protein MDGNNEKRKEKSRDAARCRRSRETEIFQDLASLLPMRQEDVDHLDKASVMRLSIAYLKVRDMLEMLPMVNKKGESIAEDGKAMCEDTDMEEDSKAGPSFRWMGFLLVLSADGDITYISENVSDYLGLSQIDMMGQPIWDYSHQCDHEELREALNGRHHSPSELLKGVANSDCKPMENRDFFLRLKCTLTSRGRSVNIKSASYKVIHVTGHIACKENGQRQLVAVARPLPHPSNIEVPLDSSTFXSKHSLDMKFSYVDDKMYALLGYNPADLMGKSLYECHHGIDSDHLMGTFKNGKHLKHNFL, encoded by the exons atggacgg GAACAATGAGAAACGCAAAGAAAAATCTCGTGACGCAGCCCGATGTCGTCGTTCGCGGGAAACGGAAATCTTCCAGGACTTGGCTAGCTTGCTGCCGATGCGCCAGGAAGATGTCGACCACCTGGACAAAGCGTCAGTTATGCGTCTATCAATAGCGTATCTCAAAGTTCGCGATATGCTCGAAATGT TGCCAATGGTGAACAAAAAGGGGGAGAGCATAGCTGAAGATGGAAAAGCTATGTGCGAGGATACCGATATGGAGGAAGATTCAAAAGCCGGC CCCTCCTTTCGTTGGATGGGTTTCTTGCTGGTTCTTTCTGCTGATGGGGATATTACCTATATTTCGGAAAATGTCAGCGATTATCTCGGCCTCTCACAG ATCGACATGATGGGACAACCGATCTGGGACTATAGCCACCAGTGTGACCATGAAGAGTTGCGAGAAGCACTTAATGGGCGGCACCATAGTCCCTCAGAGCTATTGAAAGGGGTAGCCAATAGCGATTGCAAACCGATGGAGAATCGTGACTTTTTCCTTCGGCTCAAATGTACCCTGACGAGTCGTGGCAGAAGCGTCAATATCAAGAGTGCATCGTACAAAGTGATTCATGTAACTGGTCACATTGCATGCAAGGAAAACGGCCAACGGCAGCTAGTGGCTGTGGCTCGCCCGTTGCCGCATCCCTCCAACATCGAGGTACCATTGGATTCGAGCACCT TGAGTAAACATTCATTGGATATGAAGTTTAGCTATGTTGATGATAA AATGTACGCCTTGTTGGGCTACAATCCAGCTGATTTGATGGGAAAGTCGTTGTACGAGTGTCATCACGGCATCGATTCGGATCACCTGATGGGAACCTTCAAGAATGGTAAGCACCTCAAACACAACTTTTTGTAA